The genomic window TTTCGACCAGCTTACGAACGAGTAGCTGCTTGCCGCGGTGACCGAGTCGAGCGAGGTTGCGGCGAACGGCATCCACTTCCTGGCCCAAAGCGGTGCGCAGGTCAGTCGCCTGTTCGACGGTGCGCTGGTACTGCTGCTCGGAATCGGCCACAAGCGCGATGCGGTGCTTCAGGTCGCTGATGCGTTCCCGCAGCGAAGCGATCTGCTCCAGATACGGCTTGAGCGCAGCCTCGGCCACCTGCGGATCGACTGCGCCGCTGGCGACAACGGCCAGGATACGTCCCTGCTCCAGGAGTTTCGCCTGGAGCTGGTCCTCGAGGAGGCTCAGTTCCCGCTGCAGGCCGGTGGCCAACGAGGGCACCTTCTGCTGGCGCCGGCGCTGGCGGTCCGCGATGTACTGCGCCAGGTACTCTGGATCCGTCAGCACCAGTTCGATCTGTCGCCAGACATACTCCTCGATCGGTCTGACAGGTTGGTGCGGCAGCTCTCTGCAGGGCGGTTCAGGTCGCTTCAGGTCACGCTGGTACGGGTATCGGTTGGCACAGCAGATTGCGTGACCGAGGGTCTTGTGCGGCCGGTAATGGACAGGCCCGCCGCAGTATCCGCAAGCCATGAGGCCCGAGAGCAGACCATCTCGCTGCTGCGCGAGGCGGCGCGGGTTCGTGCGCCGGACCGCCTGTACCTCGTCCCACAGCTCCCGGGTGATGAGCGGTGGGATCCTGATGGTCACCCATTCCTCTCTGGGCCTCTCTGCCTGCGTCAGCACCCGTGTCCGCCGAGTCTTCGGCAACTGCCTCTGCACGCCGATGCCCCGGGCATCGTAGCGGTTCACCTGCAGTTCGCCGATATACCCGCGGTTGCGCAGGATCTTGGCCACGGTGCCCCGGTACCAACGAGCGCCCCCACGTTTGGTTCTGACGCCGGCTTCGTTCAGCCGGTTCGCAATCTGCTGAACGCCGAGTCCTTCCGCCGCCCAGAGGAAGATCTGCTGAACCCAACGGGCCTCCACCGGGTGGGGCCGGACCTCCTGCGTCAGCCGATCGTACTGGTACCCGAACATGTTCAGCCCGGTGGGCAGTCCGCCGGCCTGGATCTTGCCGCGTTTCCCCCGGGTCGAGCGCTCCAGGAGCTTGGCTTTGTCGTACTCCGCGATGGCCAGGCGCAAGGTGAAGAACAACCGGCCCTCAGGCGTTTTCTGGTAGTCGTGCTGCACAAACCGCAGGGCTGTGCCTGCGTTCTCGATCTCGTTCGCCACGATGATCGCCGCGTAAGTGGCCCGGGAGAACCGGTCAGGGTCGAGGCACACAACGGCGTGAGGCCGTTGCTGCCGCACGAACTCACGCAGACGGTCCAGCTCCGGGCGTTCGAGGAGTTCGCCGGAGACGGTATCGACGAACTCGACGGTCTGCAGTTGCACCGGGCGACCCAGGCGCTGCTCCTCCTGCTCGGCGATCCGTCGGGCCATCTCCAGGCAGGCAGCTCGCTGCTCCGGGATCGAGTACCCGCGTCTCGCCTGATCCTCCGTGCTCACGCGGATGTAGATCGCCACCAGCACCAGAACAGCTGTGGTTGTCAGCGCCATCTCGCGTCACCTCTTCCAGCCAACGCAGTACGGCCAACACCCGCGCGACTGAAGGACGGCGCACACGACCACCCCTGGCACATGTGTATGCTGGCGAAGGGGTCAGAACACGAGGGGCGGCACGAGCTTGTGTTCGATTCCGCCGGAGCTCATCCGGGAGATGGGCCCTGCTCGCCGGGTGGGGCGAGGGTCTCGACTGTCGAGGCGCACACCTTATGGGGGCGAAGAGAGAGGTCGCGGAAGGAACCGTGCAACCCCGGTGCCACCAGGCAGCCGTTGCCAGACCTGGGGAGCTCACGGTGCATACAGTCGAAAGCTCCTCCCTCACGGCTGGAGGCCAGAGACATGTCCCCGATGGCCACCGCAACCCCGGAAGAAACATGCATAGCAACTATTTTCACAGCAATAATTTGCATACTGAATATTTGTGCAATGTATTGAGGTACCTGTTTCCTGTACGTATACTACGGACTAGACACACTACTGCAGCGGGGGTGTTGCGGCCGAAGGGTTAACGAAAACCGATCAAGAGGTTGCTTGATGATCCGGTCATCAACTTGGCGAAGGAGGGATGACGATGCGCGGATCAAGACTCCTTATCTCCCTTATCGCGGTTCTGGTCGTGCTCGCTATGCCCCTTATGGCACTAGCGTCTGGTACCAAGGAGGTCGTTATCTACAGAGAAGTAGCATATATCTGCTATGATGCTTACAACTGCGACACACATCACCCGCTATATGAGTACTACAAGTACGAAGCAGTCAGTCAAAATGCGCAACTCGTTTCAACCCGTCAAGAAATCTCTGAATCTGGCACTTACCCGTTCGTCAGGACTGTCAGGACGTGGTACTTCTGGGCCGAATGTGTCGGGGGCGTGTGTCCGTCACCGGACTCCCTAGACCCAGAAAGGAGATGATTCTATGAAGATTAGGGGCATTTCGGCTGTGCTGGGTGTGCTGATGGTGGTTCAACTTCTGGTAGTTCCGGCCTATGGCGCAGAAGTGCAGGATAGCAGCGCACGCTTGTACACTACCGAAGATCGCCTACATTCCGGTTCGGGCACTGCTATCTCCGCACGCGACCCGTTGGTGCAGGTTAATCCCGGCGGGATTGCGTTGGAAGGCTCGATCACTATTGATGGGCTCGAAGTTCCCTATCGGATTACGGGCAACATCACACGCAGTGCCGTGAACACTGACCGGTTGGTGGTCGAGGCGACTGACACACTCGACAACTATGAGGTTGTTTTTCTGGCACTGGAGCAGGGTGAGGCTGTTGCTCCATTCTTCACCGATAGTGCGCCCGAAACTGTGGCAATGCTCCGGCTCTATATGCGTGACAAGCGTACGGATACATTTGTCGTGCAGGAGTTGTCCAGCCCATTGATCACTAAAGCGATCAAGGAAGCATGGAGGTTCTCAGCTGACGCCCCAGTCAACACTGTTGAGGCAGAACTCTGGCACGCAAAGGTCTATGAACCGGTTACCGTTGAAGAGATAGACGTTACTCCGGTGCAGGCGACGAACTTCAGGACCTACGATAGGACAATCCTGTACCGTGTGACCTATCAGATAAGCGGAAAGACTGTCTATGAGGATTTTAGGGTTCGCCATTACCTGCAGTGCCCTACCGTCATCACAATTCAAGAAGAGTGCGGAGCAGTCCTTGAAATCGTGGAGGATCGATCGTGGTCTCCCAACGACCCAAACTTCGGTGGCCCTGCAACCTTCACGGAAATGCGAGAAGCCGAGATCAACTTCGCGACCGACGCGGGTGACTACATCCAGTCCGCATACTGGGGGGGAGCGTGGAAAAACAAGGGATCAGTGAACTTCTCCGTACGTCTCGGTTACAGTTTCAAGCTCCCGCTGCTTCCTCTCAGCCTATCGTTCTCTACCGGTTACAAGTCTTCGGAACAGGTTGCTTCCGAGGGAAGTAAGCGGTACACGGTCCCGAACTCGAACGGAGAGTACGTAAGGAATCACGGGATCGCTTACCCAACAACGGCGATTCTGAACGACGCTGACTATGGACATAACATTTGGGCAGAGGTGCTTGTTGGCCATTACACGCAACCTGGTCAGAAGCAACTGATGGCCGGTTGGAAGTATACTTTGATCAACATGGGTAACACCACTTGGGCGAGCACGGAGACGGTAACCGGGTCCGTAGTTTATAGTAACTACTAGGAGGAGGTGGTCACAGTTCGGGTTTTGGCGGCTCTGCTCATTGTCGGCTCTTTGCTCCTGACCGCCTGTGACTACGGAGGCGAAGCCTATCCAACACAACTAAACGAACTGGTGCAGACGACCAACGACCTATCAGAGTCCATCGCCGTTTTGCTCCAAGCAGATTTAGTCACGACCGCAGAAGCTTCGTCAACCAAGAGGCTGGTCACAGGACTTCAAAGCCAAGTTCACGATGCGGTCAAGGCACTTGAGAAAGAGAAGATCTCTGTAAGCCTCTTCTGGCTCAACAACATGTTGGAGCAACTGGACTTGGCTGTGACTGCCGTGCATGCGCGGACATCCCAGGGCGGTGATGTACTGACGCCTGATGAGAGGACTGCGCTCTCCAACGGGCTCTCGTTACTCAGCGAAATGGGGCGCACAGCTCTCGACCTTCAGGGCGAGGAGATGACGGCTTCCAGGCGCCTGTCGGAAACACTGCGCGCGTGGGATGAACTGGCTTCAGATATGCCAAGCCTGTACTGACGGTGATGTACCCCTTCAATCACGTCACAGGATCAGTGTGAGAGGAGGCAGCGATCCTGCCTCCTCTCATTCGATCACACCACATCCCGCTGCAGAAAGGGACCCTCGGCCCGCTACCGCGCACTGCCCAGGGTACGAGTCCCGCCGCAAGGTTTCAGCGGCAGCAGCGACGGCGTTCCGGGACTCTGCCGGTGCGTTCCCAACGTCCCGGTAACAGTATCTGCTAGTTTGCTACGCGTACCACTGCAGCTGTAGTTACCTTCTGGGGCAAGGTTGATCTGAGGAGATGCAGAGGGCAAGGGGAGAGGAGAGGGTGCGCGACGGTCGCCGCCGCGGACGCCAGGGAGGACGAGCGACGCCCCGGTCACCGTGAGGGTGACCGGGGCCGAGTGTCGGGATGGAAACATCATCACGGACCTCTACAGCGATATAGCCGCCGAGCTGCGAGCGCGGGACCTCTACCTGCACCTGGCCAACATCGTGCAGGACCCCGGCAGCCGCGACACCCTTATCTTCCTCGGGAACCGAGAGGAAGCACACGCTGCATCCTTCGCCCGCGCCCTCGAGTCGATCAAGGGGACCATCGAGCTGCCCAAGGAGTGGTTCACCCACCCGTACATCAACAGCAGCCCGGGAACGTACCAGGCCTTTCTCGACAAGTACGCCCCTCTGGCCGTTCCCCCGCCGCTCACGTATCCGCCCCAGTTCCCCTATCCGTACCCGACGCAGTTCCCGCCGCAGCAGGCCGGAGGGATGCCCTGACCGCTCCGCACCTGCGAAAGAGGCCGCCCCCGATCCGGGGCGGCTTTTCTGTTTCTCGCTGACGACCGCTGTCGATCCGGTTTTTGCACGGGAGGTGCACACAAGTTGACATAACATCATAGGGTGGTCAGGGCCGGCCCAATTATTGGCATCGGAGGGATCGCAGCATGTCCAGCCGCAAGCGTTCTGTCTGCAACCGTTGCGCGCGCCTGGCCCGGATCGTCGACGGCACCCCGGCCTGCATCGACGGCGCTTGCCTGATCCAGCTCCTGCGGTCCGATCTGAGCCCGACCATCCTGGGGCAGCGCTCCCGCTCGCCCCTGGTGCTGCCGGTGTTCTTCTCGATCGAGCGGTCCGACGAGGAGGGCCGGACGCTCAACCTCGGAGAGGCGGTGCTGCGGCAGAGCGAGGTCAACAGGGTCATCTCCGTCCTGCGGCGGAACGGGATCGTGGTGACGGCCCTGCACAACCACTGGCTCTTCGAGCAGCCGCGCCTCATGTATGTCCACTGGGAGGCCGTCTCCGATCCCGAGCGGTTCCTGCGCGCCTCCCTGGAGGCGCTGGAGGCCGCAGGGGTGGAGACCCGGCCGCTCGTGGCCGACGAAATCTAATCGTGTTCAACCGCCCCGCTCCGGGCCCCCGGCCGGGGCGGGGCGTGTCTGCTGGGAGCAGCCGGTCCAGGAGGTCCGGCTGCCCATCACCAGCTCCTCCTGGAGCTCCCGCCTGCGCTCCTCCACCGGGGTCGGGGCGAAGAGGACGATGCTCAGCAGAGCCACGAAGATCAAGAGTTCCACAGCCGGTTCCTCCTTCCGGGTCGCTCGTTGTGCTACGGCTTGAGCATACCTGGAAGGGGTGATCGCCCACATCGGCTGGGGGGGAAGTTTTTGGGTGGGTCGTTGGGGCATGCGCAGGATCGTTCGTGAGTGTGTTGGCGGGTTGTACTCGGGAGCGACGTTGATCGGACCTGGTGGCGTGGGCCCATCGTACTCGGGGACGATGTGGACCGGACCTGGGGGCGGACGCGGGCCGAGCTCGGGGGTAACCTTGATCGGGGCAATGGGCGATGGGCTGAGGGGCCCGTCGGGGGCAGCGTGACGCGGATCTGCCGCGAAGGGTGAGCATGGCGACGGTGCCGGGCCGTGGTTGGAGGCGGTGGCTGGCCCCCGGGCGGAGGTGGATCGTTCTCGGAAGAGAGGCAGGTGGGGGCCGGGGAATCGCCGGCGGAGTGCGGGAAAATGGCCGGCGGAGCCCGGGGGAGTCGCCGGCGGAGTGCGGGGGAATCGCCGACGGAGTCCGGGGGAATTGCCGGCGGAGCCCGGGGGAGTTGCCGGCGGAGTGCGGGGGAATCGCCGACGGAGTCCGGGGGAATCGCCAGCGGAGTACGGCGGAGTCGCCACCGGAGTGCGGGGGAATCGCCGGCGGAGCCCGGCCGGACCGTTGCTGCGGCCCGGCGGCAAGGTTAGAGAAGCTGCTTGGGGCGACGGAACGGCGGTCGCCACCCCCACAGGGGGGCCAGAAAAATACAGGGAAAATCTCCCCCTATTTTTCACGAGTTACAGTGCCAGATTCCCCATAATTTCGGCCGGGAGCCCGCCCCTCGGGCTTGCTTGACAGGGTTCGACGCATTTGTCGGCGGTTTCGACGGCGATCGACAGACCGAGCCAGGTACGAGGGGCCCTGGGGACGGGGTGAGAGGGAAATATGGGGAACAGCTCCCTGCATTTTGTGAAAAATACCGTTCCGGTTTCCCCCTATTTCTGATCCCCGCACTTCACCTACCTCAGACCCCGGGGACGGCGATGGGCACACACCTCCGCAGTTGCCATCCGGCACCGCAGCCCGGTCTGAAACCACAAGGAGGCCCCCGTCGCGCATGCCGAGCGACGGGGGCCGGCCAACTCAGCCTCGCACGCCGAACTGCCGGCGGTACTTGGCGCACTCCTCCTCGAGAAACCTGATGACCTTCTCCAGCCCGTGCAGCGGCCGCAGGGGCGTGCCGGGTGGGATGAGCTTGAGCACGCGGTCCAGGCGCAGGTCGGCGGGGTGAACCTCGACCAGCGTGATGCCGTTTCGCTGCGAAAGGCCGAGCTTCACCAGGTCGTTGGTCACCTGCCGCGCGAGGGCATCCGGATCGGCCTGGAGCGTGGTCGTACGGAAGTGGTGCGGACCCTGGAACTCGAACGCCAGCCTGGCCGTGGGGTACCATCGATCGTACTCCAGCACGTCGCCGCTCAGCGGGTTGATGAGGAACCCCGGCCGGGCGTTGTCGGTGTAGATGTTGAGGGCGATGAGGAGGTTGAGCCACTCCTTCATGAGCGTCTCGCCGATGGACTCCTTGCTGCCCTCGTCGCGGATCCGGCTCCGGGCCTGGGCGATGCGGCGGATGATGGCCTTGATCATGGCCTCGCAGCGCTCCTCGTTGCTCCCGACAGGCAGGACCACGCGCTCCCGGCGGTCCTGTGCTGACGTGACCACGGAGATGAAGCCCTTCGCCTCAAGCACCTTGAGGTGCCCGCGGACCGTTTTCGCACTCAGGCCGGAGCGGGCGACCACGTTTGTGATGCTCAGGGGCTCACCCCTCGCAGCGAGGACAGAAAAGAGCGTGAACAGCCCCTTCTGCTCGAGGGTGAGCTCCGGGTCGAGGAAGACATCATGCAGCATGGGCTAGGCGCTCACCGCCACGGCCGGGCGCCCGGCCGGCAGCGTGAGGTAGCAGAGGTAGCTCAGCACTCCCCAGAAGCCGGCGATCAGGCTGGTGTGGAGAAGCTGCGTCAGCAGGTTGAGGTAGCCCAGGGGGAACAGCGCCCCGCTGGCCACCTGGGCGAGCATCAGCACCAGCGCCCAGTTGACGGCCCGGCGCAGGTCGGCCCGGGGCGGGGCATGGCCCGCGGTGGCGATGCGCGGGGCGGTTCTGCGCGCGATGAACCAGAGGCGGATGACCAGCAGCACCGCCAGCGCCGCACCGAGGCGGTGGGCGAAGTTGGCACCCACGGGACCGTACAGGGTGGGCCAGAGCTCCCCGTTGCAGAGCGGCCACCCGGTGCAAGCCATGGACGCGCCCATGTGGCGCACGTAGGCGCCCAGGTAGATGACCAGGTACGTGTAGACCGCCATGCCCCAGACGGCGGAGCGGAACTCGGGGGACACCGCCCCCTCCGGCGGGACGGTGGCGGCGCTCCCCAGCTGCGCTGCGCCGCGGGCGAGGTCGCCGAGCGCCACGGTCACCAGCAGGGCGAAGGTGAAGCAGAGCAGCGAGAAGCCGAAGTGGAGGGCCATCACGAGGTCGGGCTGCGGGCGGAGGACCGCCGCCGCGCCGAGCGCGCCCTGGAAGGAGACGAAGAACAACGTGCCGAATGCCAACCGCTTGAGCCGGCCGTCGGCGGGCAGCGCCCGGAAGATCCACACCAGCAGGATGAGCGAGAGCAGGCCTGCCAGGCCCGAGATCACCCGGTGGCCGAACTCGACGATGGCCGCATAGTCCCAGTCCGGCATGAAGGTGCCCTTGCACAGCGGCCAGTGGGCGCCGCAGCCGTCGCCCGAGTCGCTGGAGGTTACCCAGGCGCCCCAGATCACCGCCAGGAACATCACCACGGTGTTGGTCAGAGAGACCAGACGGAGTGACTTCACCGCACCATTCCCCCGCGAGGAGTTATTCTTCAAAATAGTTCTTCATGAAGGTGGGAATCTCCCTCCCGCTGCCGGGATATTCCCCCAACACCGCACGAAAGGAGGAGCATCCGTTGGGCCCCATCTCGTTCCGCCGCCTGACAGAGGGCGACCTGCCCCTGATGCACCGCTGGCTGAACACCCCCCACGTGATGCGCTGGTGGAACTCGGGCGGTCAGACCATGGCGGAGGTGGCCGAGAAGTACCTTCCTTACATAACCGGCGCAGCGCCGACGGAGCCCTATCTGTTCCTCTGCGAGGATACCCCCGTCGGGTACATCCAGACCTACCGCATCAACCACTGGCCGGACTACGCCCGGCACATCGGCGTGGACGACGACACGGCGGGCCTGGACCTCTTCATCGGCCAGCCCGAGTTCGTCGGCCAGGGGCTGGGGCCGGCGGTGATCCGCGCCTTCCTGCGCGAGGTGGTCTTCGGCTCGTTCGGTGCCCGCTCGTGCGTGATCGGCCCGGCCGAGGACAACCACGCGGCCATCCGGGCGTACGCCAAGGCCGGGTTCCGCTTCTGGAAGCGCGCCGTCGTTCCGGGGGAATCTACGCCTGAGTACCTGATGCGAATTACCGTTGCAGATCTGGCGGAAGAACGAGCTACGCCATAAACCTGGCGCAAGAACCAGCAACGCCACAGACCTGGCGGGAGGATCAAATACGCCATAGACCTGACGGAACCCGGTGGGACAGTCCTATGGGACGGCGGAGCATGGTTGGATGCCGGCGCCCCGGTTGACCACCGCCGCGCGTGGGTGCCGCAACCGGACGGCGGAGCACGGTTGGATGCCGGAGCCCCGGCTGACCACCGCAGCGCGTGGGTGTCGCAGCCGGACTGCGGAGCATGGTTGGACGCCGGAGCCCCGGCTGACCACCGCAGCGCGTGGGTGTGCGGATCGCGGAGGCACATTCGATGGGGGACAGGCGGCGGCAGGAGTCCGGCGCGGCGCGCAGGACCGGGGCGGAGCGGCCGGCGGCGGTCCTCGTGCGGGGATCGGGTCTTGACGAAGCTGCACGGCCAGGAGTACGATACAGGCGAGGCACCCATACCCCGTAGGGGTACACTTCTGTGATGAGGACCCCCAAGGGAAGCCACACAGTCGACGCACTTGGAGGGCACGACCATGAGTGAAGCCATGAACGGCCTGTTGGGCGGGGAGGCGAAGGCCGGCGTCAAGCTGGAGTTCGGCGTGACGGGCATGACCTGCGCCGCCTGCTCGACCCGCATCCAGCGGCGGTTGGGGAAGGCCCCCGGCGTGCATGAGGCCAGCGTCAACCTGACCACCGAGAAGGCCACCGTCTACTACGACCCGGCCGTCGTCAGCCCTGACAAGCTCTTCGACCTGGTCACCGACCTCGGCTACGGGGTCGTCAAGGAGAAGTTCACCTTCGAGATCTCGGGCATGACCTGCGCGGCCTGCTCCGCCAAGATCGAGCGGAAGCTCTCCCGGGTGCCGGGGGTCCTGAGCGCCAGCGTCAACCTCTCCACCGAGAAGGCGACGGTGGAGGCCGTCGGCATCAAGGCCGACGAGCTGGTCCGCCTCATCAGGGACCTGGGCTACGGCGCCCGGCTGGCGGCCGATGCGGCCGACGCCGACCGGGAGCGCCGCCGGCAGGAGATGCGGCGGCAGGTCGCCCTGCTGCTCTTCTCCGCCGCGCTCACCCTGCCGCTCTTCATCGCCAACATGGTCCTGATGCCGCTGCGGATCGACGCCCCGCTGCTGATGAACCGCTGGTTCCAGTTCGCCCTGGCCACCGTGATCCAGGTGGTGGTGGGCTGGCGGTTCTACCGCGGCGCCTGGCTCAACCTGACCCACGGCTCGGCCAACATGGACGTGCTGGTCGCGCTCGGCACCACGGCAGCCTACATCTACTCCGTCGCCCTGTCGTTCTTCCTGGGCGGCGAGAATTACTACGAGGCCAGCGCGACCATCCTCACCCTGATCCTCCTGGGCAAGACCTTCGAGGCTATCGCCAAGGGGCGCACCTCGGAGGCCATCAAGAAGCTGCTCTCGCTCCAGGCCAAGACCGCCCGGGTGGTGCGGGAGGGCGTGGAGCGGGACGTGCCCGTCGAGGACGTGGTGGTGGGCGACATCATCCTCGTCCGTCCCGGCGAGAAGATCCCGGTGGACGGTGTGGTTCTCGAGGGCGTGTCGGCCGTGGACGAGTCCATGCTGACCGGCGAGTCCATCCCGGTGGACAAGAACCCCGGCGACGCCGTGACCGGGGCCACACTCAACAAGAACGGCTCCCTGACCATCCGGGCGACCCGGGTCGGCAAGGACACCGCCCTGGCGCAGATCGTCCGGATGGTGGAGGAGGCCCAGGGCTCCAAGGCCCCGATCCAGAAGCTGGCCGACCAGATCTCGGGCATCTTCGTCCCGGTGGTGGTCGCCATCGCCGCGGTCACCCTCGTGGCCTGGGGCCTGATCGCCGGCGACTGGAACGCGGCGCTGCACGCCGCCATCTCCGTGCTGGTCATCGCCTGCCCCTGCGCGCTGGGGCTGGCCACGCCGACCGCCGTCATGGTGGGCACCGGCAAGGGGGCGGAGGTGGGCATCCTCTTCAAGGGCGGCGAGCACCTGGAGCGGGCCCATAAGGTGGACGTGGTGGTCCTGGACAAGACCGGCACCATCACCTGGGGCCGG from Symbiobacterium terraclitae includes these protein-coding regions:
- a CDS encoding COX15/CtaA family protein; this encodes MKSLRLVSLTNTVVMFLAVIWGAWVTSSDSGDGCGAHWPLCKGTFMPDWDYAAIVEFGHRVISGLAGLLSLILLVWIFRALPADGRLKRLAFGTLFFVSFQGALGAAAVLRPQPDLVMALHFGFSLLCFTFALLVTVALGDLARGAAQLGSAATVPPEGAVSPEFRSAVWGMAVYTYLVIYLGAYVRHMGASMACTGWPLCNGELWPTLYGPVGANFAHRLGAALAVLLVIRLWFIARRTAPRIATAGHAPPRADLRRAVNWALVLMLAQVASGALFPLGYLNLLTQLLHTSLIAGFWGVLSYLCYLTLPAGRPAVAVSA
- a CDS encoding heavy metal translocating P-type ATPase, producing MSEAMNGLLGGEAKAGVKLEFGVTGMTCAACSTRIQRRLGKAPGVHEASVNLTTEKATVYYDPAVVSPDKLFDLVTDLGYGVVKEKFTFEISGMTCAACSAKIERKLSRVPGVLSASVNLSTEKATVEAVGIKADELVRLIRDLGYGARLAADAADADRERRRQEMRRQVALLLFSAALTLPLFIANMVLMPLRIDAPLLMNRWFQFALATVIQVVVGWRFYRGAWLNLTHGSANMDVLVALGTTAAYIYSVALSFFLGGENYYEASATILTLILLGKTFEAIAKGRTSEAIKKLLSLQAKTARVVREGVERDVPVEDVVVGDIILVRPGEKIPVDGVVLEGVSAVDESMLTGESIPVDKNPGDAVTGATLNKNGSLTIRATRVGKDTALAQIVRMVEEAQGSKAPIQKLADQISGIFVPVVVAIAAVTLVAWGLIAGDWNAALHAAISVLVIACPCALGLATPTAVMVGTGKGAEVGILFKGGEHLERAHKVDVVVLDKTGTITWGRPQLTDVIPLAAAGAAEELLALVAAAESRSEHPLGQAIVSGAKERDIALPPVESFGAIPGAGLEAQVGGRHVLVGTRRLMAERGIDTAPAEDRMAELEGLGKTAMLAAVDGALAGIIAVADTVKPTSAEAVRELHDLGLEVVMITGDNRRTAEAIGRQVGVDRVLAEVLPGDKAAHVEQLKDGGARVVAMVGDGINDAPALATADLGIAIGTGTDVAIETASVTLMNGDLKGIAQAFRLSRQTMRTIKENLFWAFIYNVIGIPMAAFGLLNPMIAGGAMAFSSVSVVSNSLLLKRYDPRSKGGLRGDALVKVVAAGVMAFAIWLAFFYTQPFNTVRYDLTIAQPTLEVELRAKVGQQVRVSLTNEHPELIHNFTIQEVPHRFLKMVRFDPQLEMHGGHADVMLHVSPGRTGIVEFTPTAPGRYEIGDPHKLGVKGWLIVE
- a CDS encoding helix-turn-helix domain-containing protein → MLHDVFLDPELTLEQKGLFTLFSVLAARGEPLSITNVVARSGLSAKTVRGHLKVLEAKGFISVVTSAQDRRERVVLPVGSNEERCEAMIKAIIRRIAQARSRIRDEGSKESIGETLMKEWLNLLIALNIYTDNARPGFLINPLSGDVLEYDRWYPTARLAFEFQGPHHFRTTTLQADPDALARQVTNDLVKLGLSQRNGITLVEVHPADLRLDRVLKLIPPGTPLRPLHGLEKVIRFLEEECAKYRRQFGVRG
- a CDS encoding DUF1259 domain-containing protein, translated to MSSRKRSVCNRCARLARIVDGTPACIDGACLIQLLRSDLSPTILGQRSRSPLVLPVFFSIERSDEEGRTLNLGEAVLRQSEVNRVISVLRRNGIVVTALHNHWLFEQPRLMYVHWEAVSDPERFLRASLEALEAAGVETRPLVADEI
- a CDS encoding GNAT family N-acetyltransferase, producing MGPISFRRLTEGDLPLMHRWLNTPHVMRWWNSGGQTMAEVAEKYLPYITGAAPTEPYLFLCEDTPVGYIQTYRINHWPDYARHIGVDDDTAGLDLFIGQPEFVGQGLGPAVIRAFLREVVFGSFGARSCVIGPAEDNHAAIRAYAKAGFRFWKRAVVPGESTPEYLMRITVADLAEERATP
- a CDS encoding recombinase family protein, coding for MALTTTAVLVLVAIYIRVSTEDQARRGYSIPEQRAACLEMARRIAEQEEQRLGRPVQLQTVEFVDTVSGELLERPELDRLREFVRQQRPHAVVCLDPDRFSRATYAAIIVANEIENAGTALRFVQHDYQKTPEGRLFFTLRLAIAEYDKAKLLERSTRGKRGKIQAGGLPTGLNMFGYQYDRLTQEVRPHPVEARWVQQIFLWAAEGLGVQQIANRLNEAGVRTKRGGARWYRGTVAKILRNRGYIGELQVNRYDARGIGVQRQLPKTRRTRVLTQAERPREEWVTIRIPPLITRELWDEVQAVRRTNPRRLAQQRDGLLSGLMACGYCGGPVHYRPHKTLGHAICCANRYPYQRDLKRPEPPCRELPHQPVRPIEEYVWRQIELVLTDPEYLAQYIADRQRRRQQKVPSLATGLQRELSLLEDQLQAKLLEQGRILAVVASGAVDPQVAEAALKPYLEQIASLRERISDLKHRIALVADSEQQYQRTVEQATDLRTALGQEVDAVRRNLARLGHRGKQLLVRKLVERVVVFREQRVEVDFLA
- a CDS encoding manganese catalase family protein, whose product is MRVTGAECRDGNIITDLYSDIAAELRARDLYLHLANIVQDPGSRDTLIFLGNREEAHAASFARALESIKGTIELPKEWFTHPYINSSPGTYQAFLDKYAPLAVPPPLTYPPQFPYPYPTQFPPQQAGGMP